Proteins from a genomic interval of Leifsonia shinshuensis:
- a CDS encoding glucosamine-6-phosphate deaminase — protein MAEVVVVADKEAAGELAAESIQALIAAKPDAVLGLATGSTPLPVYRALARRVAAAGTDVSHVRGYALDEYVGLPAGHPESYRAVITREVVEPLGLTPSLIHVPNGAIATIEHAGADYEKAIAESGGVDVQLLGIGTDGHIGFNEPGSSFASVTRVKTLTEQTRKDNARFFASEDDVPMHCITQGLSTILRARHLLLLAFGEGKAEALAGAVEGPVSASNPGSAIQLHPHVTVLVDEAAASKLRNIDYYRYAYAHKPAWQKL, from the coding sequence ATGGCTGAAGTCGTCGTCGTCGCAGACAAGGAGGCGGCGGGCGAGCTCGCGGCGGAGTCGATCCAGGCGCTGATCGCCGCGAAACCGGACGCCGTGCTCGGACTGGCGACCGGGTCCACCCCGCTGCCGGTGTACCGGGCGCTGGCCCGGCGGGTCGCGGCGGCCGGGACGGACGTCTCGCACGTGCGCGGCTATGCGCTCGACGAGTACGTGGGCCTGCCCGCGGGGCACCCGGAGTCCTACCGTGCGGTCATCACCCGCGAGGTGGTGGAGCCGCTCGGCCTGACCCCGTCGCTCATCCACGTGCCGAACGGCGCGATCGCGACGATCGAGCACGCGGGCGCGGACTACGAGAAGGCGATCGCGGAGTCCGGTGGGGTCGACGTGCAGCTCCTGGGCATCGGCACCGACGGCCACATCGGCTTCAACGAGCCGGGGTCGTCCTTCGCGTCGGTCACCCGGGTCAAGACGCTGACCGAGCAGACCCGCAAGGACAACGCGCGCTTCTTCGCCAGCGAGGACGACGTGCCGATGCACTGCATCACCCAGGGGCTCTCGACCATCCTGCGGGCGCGGCACCTGCTGCTTCTGGCGTTCGGCGAAGGCAAGGCGGAGGCGCTGGCGGGCGCGGTGGAGGGGCCGGTGTCGGCCTCCAACCCGGGCTCCGCCATCCAGCTGCACCCGCACGTCACCGTGCTGGTGGACGAGGCCGCAGCCTCCAAGCTGCGCAACATCGACTACTACCGCTACGCCTACGCGCACAAGCCGGCCTGGCAGAAGCTGTAG
- a CDS encoding 1-phosphofructokinase family hexose kinase, with protein sequence MILTVTPNPAVDLTYRVAALEPGETHRVAAPAVRAGGKGLNVARVVAQTGGAAFVLTTAGGPSGLRLADDLEASGLPSELIPVAAPTRSSVAIVDETAGTATILNETGAGLSPAEWTALREAAERLAVPATAVVGSGSLPPGAPETFYAELVALARRRGIPSVIDASGLPLLAAAEAGADALKPNRRELAETVGSDDPVAGARILLTAGAGLVLVSLGADGMLAVTGDGVWSARLPAPLAGNATGAGDAAVAAIATALAAGVADPAALVRRATAWSAAAVVAPLAGELDPAYEGYEARLVTTS encoded by the coding sequence ATGATCCTCACCGTCACCCCGAACCCGGCGGTCGACCTCACGTACCGGGTCGCGGCGCTGGAGCCCGGCGAGACGCACCGCGTCGCCGCCCCCGCCGTGCGCGCCGGAGGCAAGGGCCTCAACGTCGCCCGGGTGGTCGCGCAGACCGGCGGCGCGGCGTTCGTCCTGACGACGGCCGGAGGGCCGTCCGGGCTCCGGCTCGCCGACGACCTGGAGGCGAGCGGGCTGCCGTCCGAGCTGATCCCGGTGGCCGCGCCGACGCGCAGCAGCGTCGCGATCGTCGACGAGACCGCCGGTACCGCGACCATCCTCAACGAGACAGGCGCCGGCCTCTCCCCCGCCGAGTGGACCGCGCTGCGGGAGGCCGCCGAGCGCCTCGCTGTGCCGGCGACCGCGGTGGTCGGCTCGGGCAGCCTCCCGCCCGGCGCGCCGGAGACGTTCTACGCCGAGCTCGTCGCGCTCGCGCGGCGACGCGGCATCCCTTCCGTGATCGACGCGAGCGGGCTGCCGCTGCTGGCCGCCGCGGAGGCGGGCGCCGATGCGCTCAAACCGAACCGCCGCGAGCTGGCCGAGACGGTCGGCTCCGACGACCCGGTCGCGGGCGCCCGGATCCTGCTGACGGCCGGAGCCGGCCTCGTGCTCGTCTCCCTGGGCGCTGACGGGATGCTCGCCGTGACCGGCGACGGCGTCTGGTCCGCTCGGCTCCCCGCGCCGCTCGCCGGGAACGCGACCGGAGCCGGTGACGCGGCCGTCGCCGCCATCGCGACCGCCCTCGCGGCGGGCGTCGCCGATCCCGCCGCGCTCGTGCGCAGGGCGACCGCCTGGTCCGCCGCCGCCGTCGTCGCCCCGCTCGCGGGCGAGCTCGACCCCGCCTACGAGGGTTACGAGGCGCGCCTCGTGACGACCTCCTGA
- a CDS encoding MFS transporter has translation MTRESPFLEQPDPPRLWRRDFTVLWWSEALSLFGSQLTLFAIPIVALEMLDASASEVALISTAAGIGTTAMLVFFAPFTDRARRTRLMSLMSALRALCLGLLVVLTLGGGLSLPALVVVAFLVAGFTALYDSALSALVPTITHRDNLSAANTWISGIRSAGDIGAGAAAGLLLQLLSPVALFAADALTYVVSAFGVGGLAEPRQGRPARLSVRSFSQELASGLVLLVRDRTLWPITLSIAHFNLFTTAIQAIYVTHALRSGAMSPSEIGLGGVIGLLSMSVAPVLWDRFRPVALLAATFALPALSGIGMLLLSSDAGLWNVAALGASLGFWAACVMVNLTGTETLKQLLVPNDVLGRISAASRLVTWGIDPIGAAVAAVLTLFLPTGAVLIVAAVGVATSSVWILASRRVRGLPNLPAIASTP, from the coding sequence GTGACGCGTGAGTCCCCGTTCCTGGAGCAGCCGGATCCGCCCAGGCTGTGGCGACGCGACTTCACCGTTCTGTGGTGGAGCGAGGCGCTGTCCCTGTTCGGGAGCCAGCTCACGCTGTTCGCGATACCGATCGTCGCACTGGAGATGCTCGACGCGTCGGCCTCCGAAGTCGCGCTCATCAGCACGGCCGCGGGGATCGGTACGACCGCGATGCTCGTGTTCTTCGCGCCGTTCACGGATCGGGCTCGCAGGACCCGGTTGATGTCGCTGATGTCCGCCCTTCGCGCGCTCTGCCTCGGGCTTCTCGTGGTCCTGACGCTGGGCGGAGGTCTGTCGCTTCCTGCACTGGTCGTGGTCGCCTTCCTCGTCGCCGGGTTCACCGCGCTCTACGACAGCGCGCTCTCCGCCCTGGTCCCCACGATCACGCACCGGGACAACCTCTCCGCGGCGAACACCTGGATCTCCGGCATCCGGTCCGCCGGGGACATCGGCGCGGGCGCGGCCGCCGGACTGTTGCTTCAACTTCTCTCGCCGGTCGCGCTGTTCGCAGCGGACGCCCTGACCTACGTGGTCTCCGCGTTCGGTGTCGGTGGGCTCGCCGAGCCGCGACAGGGGCGCCCTGCGCGGTTGAGCGTTCGTTCGTTCTCTCAAGAGCTCGCGAGCGGGTTGGTCCTCCTCGTGCGGGACCGAACACTCTGGCCGATCACCCTGTCGATTGCGCACTTCAACCTGTTCACGACCGCGATCCAGGCGATCTACGTGACGCACGCGCTCCGGAGCGGTGCGATGTCCCCATCCGAGATCGGGCTCGGCGGCGTCATCGGGCTGCTGTCGATGAGCGTCGCCCCCGTCCTCTGGGATCGGTTCCGGCCTGTCGCGTTGCTGGCCGCGACATTCGCGTTGCCAGCGCTCTCCGGCATTGGAATGCTCCTGCTGAGCTCCGACGCCGGGCTGTGGAACGTCGCCGCGCTCGGAGCGTCGCTCGGCTTCTGGGCCGCCTGTGTCATGGTCAACCTCACCGGCACCGAGACGTTGAAGCAGCTCCTGGTCCCCAACGATGTCCTCGGCCGGATCTCCGCCGCGAGCCGGCTCGTGACCTGGGGGATCGACCCGATCGGCGCGGCGGTGGCGGCAGTCTTGACGCTCTTCCTGCCGACGGGGGCAGTGCTCATCGTCGCGGCGGTCGGCGTCGCGACGTCGTCCGTGTGGATCCTTGCATCCCGTCGCGTCCGCGGTTTGCCGAACCTCCCCGCGATCGCCTCGACACCTTAA
- a CDS encoding JmjC domain-containing protein — protein MTVEIGAALAALASGRVSEQFATGSVPAHDANDLLNPAALGRMLSNPLVRHPQVRVALSGKAVQPAFFIEDRRIGTQTVQDGIDAHSIAQWLTRGATITVDSVEYLSTAVLAICERLTEELGLTASATACVTPPARQGLSPHTDEEDVFVLQTFGSKRWLIDPAQRQDIATAAGFAMNDGLERVTPRVLRPGDMFFMPAGTPHVATATGGLSIHLTFSVERARLHTALHAAVDRLASETPDLRMLQSWDFSPQGLVRYVEPLKTAVTRESRSEQADDRPSPFDDWDGLFHGAGSVRLVSGVEITEAGDGGSFDFGEFSIKASGETAAILRTLRDGRAFPLAKETAAEVTELLFQLIGRRVVTLRDA, from the coding sequence ATGACGGTTGAAATCGGCGCCGCCCTGGCGGCCCTGGCATCGGGTCGTGTGAGCGAGCAATTCGCGACAGGGTCCGTCCCGGCACATGATGCGAACGATCTCCTGAACCCCGCCGCATTGGGGCGGATGCTGTCGAACCCGTTGGTGCGGCACCCTCAGGTTCGGGTGGCCCTCTCCGGCAAAGCGGTGCAACCCGCCTTCTTCATCGAGGACCGCCGGATCGGCACGCAGACGGTGCAGGACGGCATCGACGCTCACAGCATCGCGCAGTGGTTGACACGGGGTGCGACGATCACGGTCGATTCGGTCGAATACCTGTCGACGGCTGTGCTCGCGATCTGTGAGCGATTGACCGAGGAACTCGGATTGACCGCGTCGGCGACTGCGTGCGTCACGCCTCCCGCACGCCAGGGCCTCAGCCCGCACACGGATGAAGAGGACGTCTTCGTACTCCAGACGTTCGGTTCGAAGAGATGGCTGATCGATCCGGCGCAACGACAGGACATCGCAACGGCGGCCGGTTTCGCGATGAACGACGGTCTGGAACGAGTGACGCCTCGGGTTCTTCGGCCAGGGGATATGTTCTTCATGCCGGCCGGCACACCTCACGTCGCCACGGCAACCGGCGGCCTCTCCATCCACCTGACGTTCTCGGTGGAGCGTGCGCGTCTGCACACGGCCCTCCACGCAGCCGTGGACCGACTCGCATCGGAGACGCCGGACCTGCGCATGCTGCAGAGCTGGGACTTCTCGCCGCAAGGACTGGTCCGTTACGTCGAACCGCTGAAAACGGCAGTGACTCGCGAGAGCCGATCCGAGCAGGCGGACGATCGACCGTCGCCGTTCGACGACTGGGACGGTCTCTTTCACGGCGCGGGCAGCGTGCGACTCGTCAGTGGGGTCGAGATCACGGAAGCGGGCGACGGGGGCTCCTTCGACTTCGGTGAGTTCTCGATCAAGGCCAGCGGTGAGACTGCTGCCATCCTTCGAACCCTGCGCGACGGCCGGGCGTTCCCACTGGCCAAGGAGACCGCCGCGGAAGTCACCGAGCTGCTCTTCCAGCTGATCGGACGACGGGTGGTCACCCTCCGTGACGCGTGA
- a CDS encoding class II fructose-bisphosphate aldolase: MPLVPTLDLLHSAVAARTGLAAFNVIHLETAEALVAAAEETRRPVVLQISQNCVDYHGGLDPIARGTLALAADSSAHVAVHLDHAEDAALIRQAIDLGFGSVMFDGSTLPYDANVAETVRAVEYAHANDVSVEAELGEIGGKDGAHAPGARTDPAEARRFTTETGVDALAVAVGSSHAMTERTALLDLELIAALRHAVAVPLVLHGSSGVADETIEAAIRSGITKVNVSTHLNRFFTEAIRSFLRANPDVVDSRRYVREGRAAVAAEAARLMTLFDVTAGAASGTETAQR; encoded by the coding sequence ATGCCCCTCGTCCCCACTCTCGACCTCCTGCACTCGGCGGTGGCCGCGCGCACGGGCCTCGCCGCGTTCAACGTCATCCATCTGGAGACGGCGGAGGCGCTCGTGGCCGCCGCGGAGGAGACGCGGCGGCCGGTCGTCCTGCAGATCTCGCAGAACTGCGTGGACTACCACGGCGGCCTCGACCCGATCGCGCGGGGCACGCTCGCCCTCGCCGCCGACTCCTCCGCTCACGTCGCCGTGCACCTCGACCACGCGGAGGACGCGGCGCTGATCCGGCAGGCGATCGACCTCGGCTTCGGGTCCGTCATGTTCGACGGGTCGACGCTCCCCTACGACGCCAACGTCGCGGAGACCGTGCGCGCCGTCGAGTACGCGCACGCCAACGACGTCTCGGTGGAGGCCGAGCTCGGCGAGATCGGCGGCAAGGACGGCGCGCACGCCCCCGGGGCCCGCACCGACCCGGCCGAGGCCCGGCGGTTCACGACGGAGACCGGCGTCGACGCCCTGGCCGTGGCGGTCGGGAGCTCGCACGCGATGACCGAGCGCACCGCCCTCCTCGACCTGGAGCTCATCGCCGCACTCCGACACGCCGTAGCGGTTCCACTGGTGCTGCACGGCTCCAGCGGGGTCGCGGATGAGACGATCGAGGCGGCGATCCGCTCCGGCATCACCAAGGTCAACGTCTCCACCCACCTCAACCGGTTCTTCACCGAGGCGATCCGCTCGTTCCTGCGCGCGAATCCCGACGTGGTCGACTCCCGGCGGTACGTGCGGGAGGGGCGCGCGGCCGTGGCTGCGGAGGCGGCGCGCCTGATGACCCTGTTCGACGTCACCGCCGGCGCGGCGAGCGGAACGGAGACTGCACAGCGATGA
- the nagA gene encoding N-acetylglucosamine-6-phosphate deacetylase: protein MTGVVVHDARKVDASGQVDEFWLVAEDGTIAATGSGTGWHEAARVPGREVIDAGGHWLTPGFIDLHCHGGGGHPYDDGPEEMLAALATHRAHGTTRALVSHVANPLASLRESLGVVADLTRVDPMVLGSHLEGPFLARERRGAHDDAFLRDPGPEMVEELIGAARGTLRTATIAPELPNALEAIGVLIEADVVVGIGHTAADYEQAQRAFEVGARLLVHAFNAMNGIHHRAPGPVMAAIENPEVTLELILDGLHVHPSVAGLLFREAPGRVALVTDAMAAAGATDGDYRLGGLNVSVRDGMAVLSGTTTIAGSTLTQDAALRNAITRVGLDPVTAVTALTATPAKALGEGHRLGRLRTGFAADAVLLDHDWRVQRVLADGRLV from the coding sequence ATGACCGGAGTCGTCGTCCATGACGCCCGCAAAGTGGATGCGAGCGGACAGGTCGACGAGTTCTGGCTGGTCGCCGAGGACGGCACGATCGCCGCGACCGGCTCCGGCACCGGCTGGCACGAGGCCGCGCGGGTGCCCGGCCGCGAGGTGATCGACGCCGGCGGCCACTGGCTGACGCCCGGCTTCATCGACCTGCACTGCCACGGCGGCGGCGGCCACCCGTACGACGACGGCCCCGAGGAGATGCTGGCGGCGCTCGCCACGCACCGCGCCCACGGGACCACCCGCGCGCTGGTGTCGCACGTTGCGAACCCGCTGGCGTCGCTGCGCGAGAGCCTGGGCGTGGTCGCCGACCTGACCCGCGTGGACCCGATGGTGCTCGGCTCGCACCTGGAAGGGCCGTTCTTGGCCCGCGAGCGCCGCGGCGCCCACGACGACGCCTTCCTCCGCGACCCGGGTCCGGAGATGGTGGAGGAGCTGATCGGGGCCGCGCGCGGCACCCTGCGCACGGCGACGATCGCACCCGAGCTGCCGAACGCGCTGGAGGCCATCGGCGTGCTCATCGAGGCGGACGTGGTGGTCGGCATCGGCCACACCGCGGCGGACTACGAGCAGGCGCAGCGCGCGTTCGAGGTCGGCGCGCGGCTGCTGGTGCACGCGTTCAACGCGATGAACGGCATCCACCACCGCGCGCCCGGCCCGGTCATGGCGGCGATCGAGAACCCGGAGGTCACGCTCGAGCTGATCCTGGACGGCCTGCACGTGCACCCGTCGGTCGCGGGCCTGCTGTTCCGCGAGGCGCCGGGACGGGTCGCCCTGGTGACGGACGCGATGGCCGCCGCGGGCGCCACGGACGGCGACTACCGGCTGGGCGGCCTCAACGTGAGCGTGCGCGACGGGATGGCCGTGCTCTCCGGCACTACCACGATCGCGGGCTCCACGCTCACGCAGGACGCCGCCCTGCGCAACGCGATCACGCGCGTGGGACTCGACCCGGTGACCGCGGTCACCGCGCTGACGGCGACCCCGGCGAAGGCCCTCGGCGAAGGCCACCGGCTCGGCCGCCTCCGCACCGGCTTCGCGGCCGACGCCGTCCTGCTCGACCACGACTGGCGCGTCCAGCGCGTGCTGGCCGACGGCCGCCTGGTCTAG
- a CDS encoding ThiF family adenylyltransferase, with protein sequence MRELLARGWIPDQDPSLEPLRVQLAERGAVRPRAPEVRAELERQVEYWRALTDDPAAAIARVSCATVAIVGVGGIGSVVLQHLLGAGVERFRLLDADVVDSTNLNRQFIYSASEIGRRKVDAARDYILQRDPSCQVEAIAAPWDIDSTEQRELLIDGADFVISAIDKPTMEAAVEVLDAAWLHCVPSIMATAGLRRSFVSPVFDIRQGSPHPRELLRTDEGDSAALLASHGPVNSLPAVLAADQILHHLAGLHDFVEYGQATVARWPSAGPLALSRFAAVQL encoded by the coding sequence GTGCGTGAGCTGCTGGCCCGAGGATGGATCCCCGATCAGGATCCATCGCTCGAGCCATTGCGCGTTCAACTCGCCGAACGCGGCGCGGTCCGGCCCCGCGCGCCGGAGGTACGCGCTGAGCTCGAGCGCCAGGTGGAGTACTGGCGCGCGCTCACCGATGATCCCGCTGCCGCCATAGCACGGGTCTCGTGCGCGACGGTCGCCATAGTGGGTGTCGGAGGGATCGGTTCGGTGGTGCTTCAGCACCTGCTCGGCGCCGGAGTCGAGCGATTTCGGCTTCTGGATGCCGACGTCGTCGACTCCACCAACCTCAATAGGCAGTTCATCTACTCAGCGTCAGAGATCGGGCGGCGGAAGGTGGATGCGGCGCGGGATTACATCCTGCAGCGCGATCCGTCGTGTCAGGTGGAGGCGATCGCCGCGCCGTGGGACATCGATTCAACGGAGCAACGGGAGCTTCTTATCGACGGAGCCGACTTCGTCATCTCCGCCATCGACAAGCCGACCATGGAAGCCGCGGTCGAAGTGCTCGATGCCGCGTGGCTCCACTGCGTACCTTCGATCATGGCCACGGCGGGACTGCGGCGGTCGTTCGTGAGCCCCGTGTTCGACATCAGACAGGGCTCCCCCCACCCGCGCGAGCTGCTCCGGACGGACGAAGGCGACTCGGCGGCGCTTCTCGCCTCCCATGGTCCTGTCAACTCGCTCCCCGCGGTGCTCGCGGCCGACCAGATACTGCACCACCTCGCGGGCCTCCATGACTTCGTCGAATATGGGCAGGCGACAGTCGCGCGGTGGCCGTCGGCTGGCCCCCTCGCGCTTTCCCGCTTTGCGGCGGTCCAGCTGTGA
- the nagA gene encoding N-acetylglucosamine-6-phosphate deacetylase yields the protein MSAHVIHSARLVSEGRIVRDGWVLFAGDRIAATGAGGDWAAAVAGDPETVVTDAGGAWLTPGFIDLHGHGGGGAAFDDGDDAIAAAMALHQRHGTTRFVVSLVTAPVPDVAERVRGIAALAARDPRVLGSHLEGPFLDVGHKGAHDPALLRPATPADIELLLDAAGGTLRQITLAPELPGGLDAVRAFASAGVAVAVGHTAADYDQTLAAFDAGATILTHAFNGMDGIHHRAPGPVAAATRTAGVTVEVINDGIHVHPEVVRIAFASAPGRVALITDAMAAAGEADGDYLLGALRVEVRDGVARLADGGSIAGSTLTQDDALRRAVQQVGVTVEEAVRALTETPAAAIGRAGDLGRLAPGYAADAVLLDDDFRVLRVWAAGAPVPR from the coding sequence ATGTCCGCGCACGTTATCCACTCCGCCCGCCTCGTCAGCGAGGGCCGTATCGTCCGTGACGGCTGGGTGCTGTTCGCCGGCGACCGCATCGCCGCGACCGGCGCGGGAGGCGACTGGGCCGCGGCGGTCGCCGGCGACCCGGAGACGGTCGTCACCGACGCCGGCGGCGCCTGGCTCACGCCCGGGTTCATCGATCTGCACGGCCACGGCGGCGGCGGGGCGGCGTTCGACGACGGCGACGACGCGATCGCCGCGGCCATGGCGCTGCACCAGCGCCACGGCACGACGCGCTTCGTGGTGTCGCTGGTGACCGCGCCCGTCCCTGACGTCGCCGAGCGCGTGCGCGGGATCGCGGCGCTGGCGGCCCGGGATCCGCGCGTCCTGGGCTCCCACCTGGAGGGCCCGTTCCTCGACGTCGGCCACAAGGGCGCGCACGACCCGGCCCTCCTCCGCCCCGCGACGCCCGCGGACATCGAACTGCTGCTGGACGCCGCGGGCGGCACCCTGCGCCAGATCACGCTCGCGCCGGAGCTCCCGGGCGGCCTGGACGCGGTGCGCGCGTTCGCCTCCGCCGGAGTGGCCGTCGCCGTCGGCCACACCGCCGCCGACTACGACCAGACCCTCGCCGCGTTCGATGCGGGCGCCACGATCCTGACGCATGCCTTCAACGGCATGGACGGCATCCACCACCGCGCCCCTGGCCCGGTGGCGGCCGCGACGCGCACCGCGGGCGTGACGGTGGAGGTCATCAACGACGGCATCCATGTCCACCCCGAGGTGGTCCGGATCGCCTTCGCGTCCGCGCCGGGCCGGGTCGCGCTGATCACCGACGCGATGGCGGCGGCAGGCGAGGCCGACGGCGACTACCTGCTCGGCGCCCTCCGCGTGGAGGTCCGCGACGGCGTCGCCCGCCTGGCCGACGGCGGCTCGATCGCCGGCTCCACCCTCACCCAGGACGACGCCCTGCGCCGCGCGGTCCAGCAGGTGGGCGTGACCGTCGAGGAGGCGGTCCGCGCCCTCACCGAGACGCCGGCCGCCGCCATCGGCCGCGCCGGCGACCTCGGCCGGCTCGCGCCGGGGTACGCGGCGGACGCGGTGCTGCTGGACGACGACTTCCGGGTGCTGCGGGTGTGGGCGGCGGGGGCGCCGGTTCCGCGTTAA
- a CDS encoding DUF2568 domain-containing protein, whose product MTTPHDQQTPITVGPNDILRFVLELFAIVSLGIWGFIAWPLPWNIVVGIGAPVLAILLWALFRSPKAVLHVDAFVKAIVEIVVMGCAAFAWWSLGQPIVGLVFAVVATVSGVINGRREFA is encoded by the coding sequence GTGACCACCCCGCACGACCAGCAGACCCCGATCACGGTCGGACCCAACGACATCCTCCGCTTCGTGCTGGAGCTGTTCGCCATCGTCTCGCTGGGCATCTGGGGGTTCATCGCCTGGCCGCTGCCCTGGAACATCGTCGTCGGCATCGGCGCCCCCGTGCTGGCGATCCTGCTGTGGGCGCTGTTCCGCTCCCCAAAGGCCGTGCTGCACGTGGACGCGTTCGTCAAGGCGATCGTGGAGATCGTCGTGATGGGCTGCGCCGCGTTCGCCTGGTGGAGCCTGGGGCAGCCGATCGTCGGGCTCGTGTTCGCGGTCGTCGCGACGGTGAGCGGCGTCATCAACGGGCGGCGCGAGTTCGCATGA
- the purU gene encoding formyltetrahydrofolate deformylase: MDSPASADPATSNHWVLTFSCADRPGIVHAVSGAIVAARGNITESQQFASTDTGRFFMRLQVESAADRDEFERALAPVVERFGMTHRVDNVGRPLRTLVLVSTAAHCLNDLLFRQRAGQLPVEIPLVLSNHGTLADLAGFYGVPFESQAVTDPASKAAFEARVLAAVEEHDIELVVLARYMQILSPELCERLAGRAINIHHSFLPGFKGANPYRQAHARGVKLIGATAHFVTSDLDEGPIIEQNVVRVDHTRSVQELVAIGQDEESRTLTQAVKWFAEDRVLLDGARTIIFR; encoded by the coding sequence ATGGACTCCCCCGCCTCCGCCGACCCCGCGACCTCCAACCACTGGGTGCTGACGTTCAGCTGCGCCGACCGTCCCGGCATCGTCCACGCCGTGTCCGGCGCCATCGTCGCCGCGCGGGGGAACATCACGGAGAGCCAGCAGTTCGCGAGCACCGACACCGGGCGGTTCTTCATGCGGCTGCAGGTGGAGTCGGCGGCCGACCGCGACGAGTTCGAGCGGGCGCTCGCGCCGGTGGTGGAGCGGTTCGGGATGACGCACCGGGTCGACAACGTGGGGCGGCCGCTGCGGACGCTCGTGCTGGTCTCGACCGCCGCGCACTGCCTCAACGACCTGCTGTTCCGGCAGCGGGCCGGACAGCTGCCGGTGGAGATCCCGCTCGTGCTGTCCAACCACGGCACGCTCGCCGACCTCGCCGGGTTCTACGGCGTCCCGTTCGAGTCGCAGGCCGTGACCGATCCGGCGTCGAAGGCCGCGTTCGAGGCGCGCGTCCTCGCCGCGGTGGAGGAGCACGACATCGAGCTGGTCGTGCTCGCCCGCTACATGCAGATCCTCTCCCCCGAGCTCTGCGAGCGGCTCGCCGGCCGGGCCATCAACATCCACCACTCGTTCCTTCCCGGTTTCAAGGGCGCCAACCCGTACCGGCAGGCGCACGCGCGCGGCGTCAAGCTGATCGGCGCCACCGCCCACTTCGTCACCAGCGACCTGGACGAGGGCCCGATCATCGAGCAGAACGTCGTGCGAGTGGACCACACGCGCAGCGTGCAGGAGCTGGTCGCGATCGGGCAGGACGAGGAGAGCCGCACGCTCACGCAGGCGGTGAAGTGGTTCGCCGAGGACCGCGTGCTGCTCGACGGCGCGCGCACGATCATCTTCCGCTGA
- a CDS encoding DeoR/GlpR family DNA-binding transcription regulator, translated as MNRAERLNAVLDLLAESGQVDVEDIVAKLDVSAATARRDLDALASQQLLTRTRGGAVGQSVAYDLPIRYKREQHAPEKLRIAQAASALVPRGAVVGLCGGTTSTAVATVLGSRPDLMEPSPHPNLTVVTNAINIAAQLVMRPQIKTVVTGGVVHARSYELVGPYSDVVLEKITMDIAFIGVNGIDPVVGATVHDEGEASVNSLMARRATRAVVVADSSKIGRKAFATLGGPKVLTTLITDDGITPEQRAAFVEHGFEVIVA; from the coding sequence ATGAACAGAGCGGAACGGCTCAACGCCGTCCTCGACCTCCTGGCCGAGTCGGGCCAGGTCGATGTCGAGGACATCGTGGCGAAGCTCGACGTGTCGGCGGCGACGGCGCGGCGCGACCTGGACGCCCTGGCCTCCCAGCAGCTGCTGACGCGCACCAGGGGCGGGGCGGTCGGCCAGTCGGTCGCCTACGACCTCCCGATCCGCTACAAGCGGGAGCAGCACGCGCCGGAGAAGCTGCGGATCGCCCAGGCGGCGAGCGCGCTCGTCCCGCGCGGCGCTGTCGTCGGGCTGTGCGGCGGGACGACGAGCACGGCCGTCGCGACCGTGCTGGGCTCTCGTCCCGACCTCATGGAGCCGTCGCCGCACCCGAACCTGACGGTGGTGACGAACGCCATCAACATCGCCGCCCAGCTGGTGATGCGGCCGCAGATCAAGACCGTCGTGACCGGAGGCGTCGTCCACGCGCGCTCGTACGAGCTGGTCGGCCCCTACAGCGACGTCGTGCTGGAGAAGATCACCATGGACATCGCGTTCATCGGCGTGAACGGCATCGACCCGGTCGTCGGCGCGACCGTGCACGACGAGGGCGAGGCGAGCGTCAACTCGCTGATGGCCCGCCGCGCCACCCGCGCCGTCGTCGTCGCGGACTCCAGCAAGATCGGCCGCAAGGCGTTCGCGACGCTGGGCGGCCCGAAGGTGCTGACCACCCTCATCACGGACGACGGCATCACGCCGGAGCAGCGCGCGGCGTTCGTCGAGCACGGCTTCGAGGTCATCGTCGCGTGA